AAACTACAGTAGTTCAGCTTCAAGATTAACACAATAAAACTGGAATCACACATCATTAAGTCATCATATAAGAATTATGTAACAAATATCATAGATCTCAGCTAAATACATATAAAAATTGAATCCAAATCAGGGCGGTTACTTACACAAAAGATCACAATCTAATGTGCAAATAAAGTTTACAGATCAAATAAAAGGAAGATACACAAAAGATCACAATCTTATGTGCAAATAAAGCTTACAGATCAAATAAAAGGAAGATACACGGGGATGCAAATTCAAGACAAAGGCACTTCGACACTGTTTCACCCCATGGAAAGAGCGCCTTTGATATTTACATATAAAATAGTAGAATTTAGATCCTCTAAAACAATGGGTGCATTTTGAAGAGTGAAGTGCAGATTAACTGCAACGAAATATTAGCACCTGCATAACAAACTATCAAATTGCTAAAATCTCAACCAATGATGGTTATAATCTTGCACTTTACCCTTTAAAGTACACCCCTCGTTATAAAGGAGTCAAATTATATGAGTGATTCACGCCTCACAACTGTTCACAAcactattcttttctttttcgaaTAACATTCGAACTTTTAATAATCATTTTCTGCTCCAGAAAAAACAGCAACCCTGGAAAAGCAAGGACAAGAACAAATTAAAACGATGAAGCATCAATATAGTGACACAACTTATTACGTCTTAGTGAACAGGTGTTGTGAGTATATACCTGAGCTTTGTCACTTGGAGGTTGGTTACGGATAACATACGATCTCCCGTTCGGTGTGCCTGGTGCGTTTCCAGCCGTGTCTTGTTTTTCCTTGCGCACTTTGTCGAAAATGTGAGTGTAGCCATCAGCTGATGCAGGGTCATTCTCATCCCACTCACCAAACTTTGGAACAGCAGCACTTTTATCAGGCTGCCAAATCAATGtcataaaacacacaaaaactcaGAAATCATTTTTGAAGCGAAGTTCGATTAAGATTCAGAAGTTAAAGGCTACAAAAAATTGCAATGGTTGGTGCAATATATATTAAAGATTTTACATTTCCTGTAATGTCTCTGTTCCTGTTCCTTTTTCAGTGCCGTTTGAAGTTGTTTTACACAAACCAGGTAAATAGGTTAATTATTAACAAAACAATAGTTAATGCTGCATGAACTTTGAAAACGACTAATAAATCGGAACAATTTCTTTTCAAAGACAGTTAAAAAGGAATGAAGGAAATACGTGATAAGATCAAGATGACAAAAAAGAAAACTAACATTTTCATCCTCTCGATTGACTGATCTCAATCGAGATCTTCCCGGTGTACCGTGACTGCTCTCATATGAATTCTTTCCTTCCCAAGAAGGGCTATCTCTGCCAGGGGTTTTAGCCTGGCGATGAAGAGGTGAACGTTCGACACTGTACTCCGAGCCAGCAGTACTTTGTCTTGAAGGTCTTCTGCGGTTATCAGCAGAAACAACTCCAGGACGATGGACGGAATCACCAGCACTCTTGTTGTTTGAACTTTCATTGCGAGCTGGCGAGTTAACAGATTGCTTAAGATCACTGTCTTCCTTGTTTTTTTGTAACTCATTATGTGCTGGTCTCGCTGATCCTTTTTCAGATATATTCTCTGAGTGAACTCTTGGCTTTGGAGGAATTACATCAGCAGAAGATGAATTTGGAAGATCTAAATCTGCATTTTCCTCAGGGTCATTCGGATTGATCATTTTAGTGCCAGGTCGAGTTTTCCGGGCTTTGTCAAAATACACTGTATACGGAACATCATTTTCAGCTTCCCAATTGCCAAACTTTGGAACATGAGAACGTTGCTGTAAAATTGAGACACGTTGAAGGGATCCTATTAAGTAAAGTTTCAACAAATAAACCCTCATACAAGCTATGAAGCGAAGCACGAACACCTCTAGGAGAAAGCATGTCACGGTGTCCGACACACGTCACTTTCCGACACTTGCACGACACCCATATGATACGTGTCAAATAAATCAGACAACTATCGGAAAAGTCAAACAAGTGTCCccctaaaaaattgtttttttctttgcttAGGCACTCTTTGAATCGGTGTGACACTTGTATGACATCCGTATGACACTCATACAACACGTGTCGGACAATTCAGACCAATGTTTCAAAAAGAAATTGTCTTTCTCTTTGCTTCATTCAGACAATTCAGACCAATGTTTCAAAAAGATCTTTACTTTAACACACCTTATACATGTCTTGAAAAAATATCATACCCATCTAAAAGGGTTAAACATGTATTGAAACAATGTTATCAACGAAGAATTAAAGACATTAATTTTGATTAGAACTGTTTTATTTCTTTTGATAAAAAATGGATAAATGAAGCTAAAATCTTATCATATATGTAGTGGTGTTTGTGACCTATGTTTTTTAACATTATCAGTGTCAGAGTATCCGAATTGTGTCCTGGTATCCATGTCAGATTGCATTCTTTATAGCATACAAGTATCAAATGCTAACAAACATGCTTCTTGTACTAGAATCAGAGTTAATAATAGGTAAATAATATAACAAGGTACTAATTTATCCATATTCCTCCATTTACTCATTGATAACCCTTCTAAGattgattccaaaaaaaaaatccaataaggaaaatcaaactaaatattacCCAAAGTACCCTATTCAATTCAAGCCATTCATCTCCCTTTAGAATTCCCAAAACATGTAAATTTCATCTAAGAACAATTTTTCATCAATTCTCAACAAGTGAAAAGCCTTTTCCATTTTTACTTTCATGCCCATACCTTTCTAAAAGCTATAAATAGTAACAATTTTCAAGTGCAAACACTATTACACCTCAAAGACTATAAATAGTAAGTCACATGTTTCAACCTAAAGTGTCGGTGATGGTGTTCCATAGAAACAACCTCATCATGGTTCAAATAAGCAGCAAAATAAGTTACTTATGGTTGGTTTATCAGCAGATGAATTAGCATACCAAACCCAAAAgataaatcaaattttggtcaacTACATCAATAATCAAGTCATCAGGATAACAATCAAGAGATTGAAAggggaaaaaaaacaaaattgacaTAGAAAAAGATTACAACATAATGCAAAAGATTTGAAACTAAAGTTCCTTAAATCAGAATAAAAGTGCCCAAAAACAAGGATCAAAACAATTGACAAAGAGGAGAGAGAAAGTAGAAGAAACTCACTGTTGACATCTGATAGTGAAGAAAGCTTGAGAAAATAGGGACAACCCAAAATTTGTAGAGGTGAATTGTTGAAGAAAGTTGAGATTTTTGGTTGGATCAGAGACAATAAAGATGAGAGCTCAGAGAACCCAGGAAACTGTTCCGTACAGTTCAAAGACTCAATAAGAGAATGAAGGAAAAAACAAAAGACTTTTGTGTTAGAGAGAGGTTTATGAACCGGTTACCGGCGCCACCGGTAATGTTTGACTGTCTATGACTATGTAAtgtaaaattgaaaattgaaaatgttGGTATTGTTTAGTCATAATcatgatttaaattaatttaaaatatattgtgtttttaaatattttttttgattaaatatattttctcaTGCTCTTAGCTAAAATTATACTTTTTagttcttataaaattaattgatttttttttattgtaaaaaGCTAATATGTTTCATTAAAAACAAATGATCAATACAAAATGATTAATATAATAAGGATgtcaaataaaaaaatgaattatcACTAGTATTATATAAATTTGTTAGTGcaagtatataaaatatattttatataatatgaaTTAAGAGTTACatggaacaattttttttataaaatatacttATCAAGTTACATGGAAcaatttttttctcctttttagaAAAATGGACATAAGAGTTAGTgcaaaaaatctataaaatatgaattaattaaaattagagCCAAAATACAAgttaagaaatttatttttagTGGACATAAGAGTTAGTGCAAAAAGTCGATAAAATAcgaattaattaaaattagggtaatgctaacttgtgcctcAAAGGCACAAGTTAAGAAATTTACTTTtagaaattttgttttaaaaaatataataaaaaaattaattttatactttcattaaaattaatttacaagttttaaaatattttttcttcagttaatttttaatttgtgCCCTTAGaacacaagttagcattacccttacaattaaattaaatttaatgttGTCTTGAACATGGAGTAATAGTTGAATCAAGTTATTACTCCTTTAGCATCTAAAATCATAGTTGGCTTAAAGTCCGTGATTCTTCAATATTGATAATATTTATgatattgaaaataataaaaatgagttggaaaattttaaaaataaagtggGAAGAGATTCATCCTgattaaaaaaagtgaaaataatttaaacatttataaataaaagaatcGGCATATTTATCATCTTAAAATTTTGAATAGGTATGTGTGATATCgctcataaaatatattaatcataaaaaaaatcctaacataaaaatattgtttttttgttgATCCACGAATTAATAGTTCCAAAATAAgagaaattgaaaattgaaattacaatatttatacatttataaaCATATAATTTTTAAAGCTCATATCTCCATTCATCTACATGCAAACATTTTAAGTCATACTATTAAgttatcatatatttttttttaaaaaaaatatatattattgaattaTTTTGCAAGTATATTTGAATATTGTTAAAAGTTTTTTACAAAAAACTTCAATATCTAATTCATAACTCCAAATATTGTtactttttatttgaatttttagtaTTTAAAACTTTTTATATGTAATTAATCTCAAgtaataaaattgaatttttagtatttaaaaatttataggtAATTAAtctcaagtaaaaaaaaaatgaattttttataaagcaCTTTTTTTATAATACTCTAAGCATGTTTGGAAAAAATGGTTCAAAAGTATATGTTGATTTGACAACAAAGATAAATCTGTTTGCATGGAAATATTATAGAAacaaaaaagtaatttttttttttaacttgaaccaaaaataaaattcGGTTCTAAATAATGAGCAATAATCTTTGAATCCAATTCAAACAGCAATCTATAAAAAAAACCACTTGTTAATCATAGACGTGTGGATTTTGTTTGTtgcgaaataaaaaaaaaaagaattatcaCTAGTATTATATAAATTTGCATGCAAGTATATACAATATAtttcatataataatttattatattattcattaaTTGTTTGCAACTACAATTTTCAAACGTAATATACCTCCCTAAGAACGTGCCTAGCTGCTAAGTTTAGGTAGGAATTTctctttgaacatattttaatatTACAACTGACTAATGTCATTAGGCTAATTTGTCCCCACATGAccgtttaattaataatatttcccTAAACAAGTAGGTTAGTTTATGCACATTGGaatcatataaataaatttacaaaaatatgTATGCATGCAAAAAATATGAAACTTCTaaacaaataatttattcaaattatATCATATTAAGACAATTTTATATGAATACTTTTACCGAATTATATTATGcagtttaatataattaattattcataATAATATTTTACATTAGATgagttatttattatataatggtGAAAATGTGGGTCCCTCTTGTTTAGAATTTATAATTGCACAATAGTCCCACACCAGCTGTGTATGGGCCGGCCGGGCCACTAGGTTGTTGGATGTTTATTATAGTAAGTAGTTGAATGTAAAATAGCAAAATAAATtagcattaatttttttaaatacagCTTTTATAAGACTATTAAAACCTTAAATTTAGACTTAACAAAAAAGAATTTATGGACGAGGAAAGCGGTTGGAAAGTGAGCTAAAGATTTCAATATGGCTCTAAAACCTTCTAAAAGAAAATCAAGATAGTGATCAACCTTGATGATACgtggtttttttttctttttctctccttCGCTTTTCTTCTCCTTCTGTTTCTACAGGGGTATGAGTGTCTTGTGGTCTAACATTACATCATTTGTGTAGGTTTGTGCTTTTGGGATTTTTTCGTGTTTTGTTCGGTTTCTTTTTCGGGTAGACTGAGTTTTTTTCTCGATGGTTTCTCTCTTGCTTCTAGTGTGTTGTTTTTCGCGCGGAGTGATTTTTTCTCTCTAGGGTTCCTCTCTTGCTTTTGGTGTGTTTTGGTCTCGATTTTGTCCTCTTTCCGCGCCGCCTTATGGTGCTCTTGTCCTCTGTCTGCGTCGTCTTTTTGACGGCTCAACCATGGAAATCCAAGAAACTGTATAAAATATCTCCGAAACAACCAAGCCCTTCAAATAAATCCTATACAAAGTCCCATAATCAATCTACGACGAAACTACAACACTGTCAACAATCATAATCAGAGTTCAAAGTACAGTCCTAACATTAATTCTAGCAACACAAAAAAGTCTGCAGATcaagaagatgatgtggaagatgACTATTGTGTTTAGGATGAAATAGACGTTAGGGACGAGTTAAAAGAAAACCTAAAAGCTCTAATTGGAAATTCTTATCAGATAAGTCGATGCACAAGAATTCCCAATCTGCATGGCTGGCAAGTATATGATGTGATCCTAAAGGGGTCAAAATTATTGATTTGAAAGCGATATTACATTATATCTCCATGGACAACGATATGGGCACCAAGAAACTCCTTAAGGGATTTTCAAAAAAGTTTGGCTCTCAATAAAACACTAGATCCAAGAGTTTGAATCCCAAGAAGAACAATTTCACAAGGTTCTAGTCTGGATCCAGCTATGGGGTATTCCACATAAAATTAAAACCCCTCAAATGGGTAAGATTGGGGAAAATTGGGCAAGTTATGGAATTAAGCTTGTACATGTTCCCAAATAACTCTTTTTCTATTAAGATCAAGGTGCTATTGGATGTCAAGAAACTGCTTAAGGTTGGTATCCACATAGGAAATAAAAATGAAGGCACAAACTAGATTGAGTTCCGTTACGAGAGAATACATATGTTCTACTTTAATTGTGGCATAGGGGGGCATAATGAGGAATTATGCCCCTCTGAATTCCAAAAAGCTCTCTACCCTGATTTGCCAAACCCCTATGGGAGCTGGCTCAGATCCACATAATGTAGTAGGAAAGTGAAAGAACCAATGGATAATTCTAAAAACCAATGGACTGACTTCTTGAGAAGTAGAGTTATTAGAGGAAACTCATGTATCAAGTACTACATTTATTCATTCATTTGGTCAAGTATCAAGCCTCATTTTCAAACTCTATTATCCAACTCTACCTGGCTCTTAGGCAATGGTTGTATAATCAATTTTTGGACTCAATGTTGGTCTAAGGTGGGTTGTTTGATGAATTTTCTTAATATACCTCAACAATTGAACCATAAGCTTAAATCCAAAGTTGAAGATTTCATTATCAATGACCAATGGTCTATCCTTTTCGAATTGCAATCCATGTTTCGAAATCTAAATGATCTTGTCCACAAAGTGGTCGTTCCCAACGAAGCTAAAGAAGATAAATTAATTTGGAATTACTCTACCTCAGGTGTGTTATCTCTTCATGATGCTTACTGTTTCACTTGCATAACTCACCAACCTTTGCCTTCACTACGCCAAAAATGATTTTTGGTAGAACACTATAGGCAGCGCTGCTATATGTCCCgagaaaaatttaaattttaaaattatatacattaaacatcactttatgaaaaagcgctgcctaaagttgAGAGCAAGCGCTGCCATAGGCCCGAAGGTCCCACATTAGAAAGCGCTTTAATAAAGTGTTGCCATAGGCCCAACAATAAGCGCTGCTATATGTCCAACAATAGAAAGCGCTGCCATAGGCCCAACAATAAGCGCTGCTATATGTCCAACAATAGAAAGCGCTGCCATAGGCCCAACAATAAGAAGCATTGCTATAGAACTAAAGCGCTGCTAAATCCacactttagaaagcgctttctgaAAGCACTGCCTAAAGTCATTTataatagaattaaaaaaaaaacagtctaGGTTTTGCTCGTGTTACTTTTCTGTTTTCTTCTTCTCCCAAATGCGCTCATCTCTTTCGTTCTCTCTTCTCCACGAAATCCACCGTCGCCGCTGCTCTGCCGTTTTTGGCAACCCTTCGTCCAATACCAACACGAAAGCCACTGTCCCATCCTTCACTTTTCTCCATGAAAGCCACCGCCCCAGGTTCAGAAGCAAGGTTCAAAATTGTTTCATCTTCAAAAATCGGTAAACTTCTCATCaccattttcattattttttggttTTCCATAAAAAACACTTCATCTTCAAAATATGTTCCAGGTTCATCATTAAAATCAATTCATCTTCAAGATTGCCCTAATTTCTTCAAGTTCGATTATAGTTTCAGGTTCGATTGTAGTTTTTGATGGATGAATGTATGAGTTTCATGTTTCTTATAGTTAATTTTCTTAATCATGATTCATAATGCATAGTTATTTAGAAACAATAAGAAAGAGTAATCTTATGAAATCATATTGGAAGTGAAAAAAGCTCGGTTTGCTTTTGTTTTTTCATGTTAAGTGACTCTAATTTCATGTTTGTGTTAATTGCATTGTTGGTTTAATCTGTATATTAATAAAGATTTATGATTTAATGGAAAGTTAATAGTATCCTGTTAATCTTTTGCCATTGGCATTTTGCTTATGCTTACTTTGAATTCAAGTTTTCATGTTTCTAACTAAAACTGAACAATAACATGAGTTTTTGAGCTTTAATTTGTTGATGGTGGTGGCTTCCcagatttgatttgtttgattttaGCTTgctttgaaatcaattttctacgTTTCAATTTTGGATTGAATAATAGCATGAGTTTCTTTGGTTTTAGTTTCATTTGTGAATTGAAATCCTTGAATA
The Vicia villosa cultivar HV-30 ecotype Madison, WI linkage group LG6, Vvil1.0, whole genome shotgun sequence genome window above contains:
- the LOC131609231 gene encoding RPM1-interacting protein 4-like isoform X1 is translated as MSTQRSHVPKFGNWEAENDVPYTVYFDKARKTRPGTKMINPNDPEENADLDLPNSSSADVIPPKPRVHSENISEKGSARPAHNELQKNKEDSDLKQSVNSPARNESSNNKSAGDSVHRPGVVSADNRRRPSRQSTAGSEYSVERSPLHRQAKTPGRDSPSWEGKNSYESSHGTPGRSRLRSVNREDENPDKSAAVPKFGEWDENDPASADGYTHIFDKVRKEKQDTAGNAPGTPNGRSYVIRNQPPSDKAQGCCFFWSRK
- the LOC131609231 gene encoding RPM1-interacting protein 4-like isoform X2; the protein is MYFDKARKTRPGTKMINPNDPEENADLDLPNSSSADVIPPKPRVHSENISEKGSARPAHNELQKNKEDSDLKQSVNSPARNESSNNKSAGDSVHRPGVVSADNRRRPSRQSTAGSEYSVERSPLHRQAKTPGRDSPSWEGKNSYESSHGTPGRSRLRSVNREDENPDKSAAVPKFGEWDENDPASADGYTHIFDKVRKEKQDTAGNAPGTPNGRSYVIRNQPPSDKAQGCCFFWSRK